The following coding sequences are from one Schizosaccharomyces osmophilus chromosome 1, complete sequence window:
- the mis17 gene encoding CENP-U-like protein Mis17 gives MGEDVQDVNQRRAARMRGAERYKVKDVEFSIDPNLLTEMNSSPSNSEHRSLSSTSPGGKNKNTLNGAATGDTQAVNGVDDSQQAHQDIASLLPKKPQGRPEPASSSKREKRGRPRKDQTPNTSARKSDIATTKRQPYAKTESAKKRSKQEAARKLYEPFIQPYRPNEKSPSNQQENEKSLLLEQQQSEQNYEAVHADSSIRAFVSSEAPQERIPSPISSSVHNIHDKDIGREDLPKNVPPVNLPIKTTSAFKELSPPQGTDELVSIELTKLSKNANGKKKLNSFDVIQQLFQELLAEIEPGDPYLLKVKNAFGEHVSVRLLEFIDLLDVNQALYSASRKAAKEKFALQQELSNVRQERLALQNKKKNLRLSYRETSDTSQKLENLDEFLIECESLKRLLDTDDIDSSEDAEIYSLNEFSNALCGERGIYEQLQEFKQLLDTVFRGLSI, from the exons ATGGGAGAAGATGTTCAAGATGTGAATCAGAGAAGAGCTGCGCGAATGCGTGGTGCTGA GCGGTATAAAGTTAAAGATGTTGAGTTTTCTATTGATCCAAACCTTTTGACAGAGATGAATTCCTCCCCTTCAAATTCTGAGCATCGTAGTCTCTCTTCCACTTCTCCTGGTGGTAAAAATAAGAATACATTGAATGGAGCAGCCACTGGTGACACCCAGGCAGTGAATGGAGTAGATGATTCCCAACAAGCACATCAAGATATAGCATCGttgcttccaaaaaaaCCTCAGGGACGTCCCGAACCAGCTTCCTCGTCAAAGCGAGAAAAACGAGGACGGCCTCGAAAAGATCAGACTCCAAATACGTCCGCTAGAAAAAGTGATATAGCTACAACCAAGCGACAGCCTTATGCAAAGACAGAGAGTGCTAAAAAACGTTCCAAGCAAGAGGCTGCTCGGAAATTGTATGAACCCTTCATTCAGCCTTATCGTCCCAATGAAAAATCACCGAGTAACCAGCAGGAAAACGAGAAATCCCTTTTATTAGAACAACAGCAATCTGAACAAAACTATGAAGCTGTGCATGCAGACTCAAGCATCAGAGCCTTCGTGAGTTCAGAGGCTCCTCAAGAACGTATCCCCTCCCCAATATCATCTTCCGTTCATAATATCCATGATAAAGACATAGGAAGAGAAGATTTACCCAAAAATGTGCCTCCTGTTAACTTACCAATAAAAACAACTTCGGCTTTTAAGGAGCTCTCACCACCGCAAGGAACGGATGAATTGGTGAGCATTGAACTGACGAAACTATCCAAGAACGCGAatgggaaaaagaaactgaaTAGTTTTGACGTAATACAACAGCTATTTCAGGAACTGCTTGCAGAGATTGAACCAGGAGATCCATATCTTTTGAAGGTGAAAAATGCTTTTGGTGAGCATGTCTCCGTAAGGCTTTTGGAATTCATTGATTTGTTGGACGTAAACCAAGCTCTATATTCAGCTTCTAGAAAGGCagcgaaagaaaaatttgctTTACAACAGGAGCTGTCCAACGTTCGACAGGAAAGACTTGCTCTtcagaataaaaagaagaatttgcGATTAAGTTATCGAGAAACCTCTGATACTTCCCAA AAATTAGAGAATTTGGATGAATTCTTAATAGAATGTGAATCCCTCAAGCGATTGCTAGATACTGATGATATCGATTCCTCTGAGGATGCAGAGATTTACTCATTGAACGAGTTTTCGAACGCCCTATGTGGTGAAAGGGGCATCTACGAGCAATTACAGGAGTTTAAACAGTTGCTCGATACTGTATTTCGAGGGCTTTCGATTTAA
- the spn7 gene encoding meiotic septin Spn7 has product MRYAPRFYSKKGQKFRLMVTGSSCTGYQSCINALCEKRILDEQLEVNPEEAHLERPLEIIEHEADIQGEEFRVALTVIEVCGFGDMLDRSSNFDVVTEYLENQLDQVLVEESKIRRNSKFVDKRVDALLYFIEPYGHCLSEFDLEAMRRFSKRVNVIPVIGIANAFTREELRSFKRRILQELVDENIHVFDFPYDEDEDEDEVVEENKRLQSRLPFAVSGAAVGDNLQDFDELAKHFPWGIFNIDDPSHSDFVDLKTTLFISHLQHLKFITQQYYYETYRTERLSNASLSSNSSYVNSLKLSTQVLTKYRHLLVDHEESKQSGLKPHETNEFEIYEQTSHAPISSQSSVKHAQSKSGINSASPSIKSKQTLQKRDSIKSTTSSKIKIPHVETSLREFPQRNSSKRNAQVNEIGETKVLQSDDVAHGRFENVPCTSTK; this is encoded by the exons ATGAGATATGCTCCCAGATTTTATTCGAAGAAAGGCCAAAAGTTTCGTCTTATGGTCACTGGTTCCAGTTGTACTGGATATCAATCCTGTATTAATGCTCTCTGCGAAAAAAGGATCTTAGACGAGCAATTGGAGGTGAATCCTGAAGAAGCTCACCTGGAAAGACCATTAGAGATTATAGAACATGAAGCAG ACATCCAAGGAGAAGAATTCCGTGTTGCTTTAACTGTTATTGAAGTCTGTGGATTTGGCGATATGCTTGATAGATCCTCAAA CTTTGATGTTGTAACCGAGTACTTGGAAAATCAGCTTGACCAAGTTTTAGTTGAGGAGTCCAAGATTCGAAGAAATTCTAAATTTGTTGATAAG AGAGTGGATGCTTTACTCTACTTCATTGAGCCGTATGGGCATTGTTTATCTGAATTTGATTTAGAAGCAATGAGACGCTTTTCCAAGAGAGTCAACGTTATACCTGTCATTGGAATTGCTAATGCCTTCACAAGGGAAGAATTGAGGTCTTTCAAGCGAAGGATTCTTCAAGAACTCGTAGATGAGAACATTCATGTCTTTGACTTCCCTTACgatgaagacgaagatgaagatgaggttgttgaagaaaataagcGACTCCAATCGCGTCTTCCATTTGCGGTGTCTGGTGCCGCAGTCGGCGATAATTTACAGGATTTCGACGAGCTTGCCAAACATTTCCCATGGGGAATTTTTAACATTGACGATCCATCGCACTCCGACTTTGTAGATTTGAAAACCACTTTGTTCATCTCTCACTTACAACATCTGAAGTTTATTACTCAACAATATTACTATGAAACCTATCGTACAGAAAGGCTTTCTAATGCTTCATTGTCCTCTAATTCTTCGTATGTTAATTCCTTGAAACTCTCGACTCAGGTACTAACTAAGTATAGGCATTTGCTAGTCGACCACGAAGAATCCAAACAAAGTGGATTGAAACCTCATGAAAcgaatgaatttgaaatcTATGAACAAACCTCTCATGCACCAATTAGTTCTCAATCGTCAGTCAAACATGCGCAGTCGAAGTCGGGTATTAATTCTGCTTCACCAAGTATTAAATCTAAACAAACTTTACAAAAGAGAGACTCTATTAAATCTACAACATCAagtaaaattaaaattccTCATGTTGAAACGAGTTTGCGTGAATTTCCCCAAAGGAATTCTTCCAAGAGAAACGCCCAGGTTAACGAAATTGGTGAAACCAAAGTGCTACAATCGGACGACGTTGCTCACGGTCGCTTTGAAAACGTTCCCTGTACCAGTACGAAATAA
- the ral2 gene encoding Ras1-Scd pathway protein Ral2: MPHTASNATLKNTVNVFTSSLLTSTGPFPKPSIGESIVQNGNHAYLYGGRDAEDGTPMNDLYFVDLETGSWKLVENQGPIKPTFRYFHSGIFWNNNLVFFGGIGFDEENNSLCSLNSTEIFDLETKTWRVVPPEASNFANTADAETFTCEPLPRYGHLYCVLGDYMIVYCGQDLSNNYIEQINAFDLRTEKWVHRSPLAYHCGVYRSNCISLDRESEFFRFCTSEDATERQDQFVGSLLFYLNSNFVDVKRELILLKLYKVSDAERNKEGIDEREGYHPGLYFEEENVTEKFVGTSMPPGLRFPRVYMVGDNLVLSGIYLTSSRQAFVLWVYSLDRENWIQLDTLGLLNHGSWFKCLCMPQNNQLVIFGNQTRRLIQDYNIRQSNYDNVVYIELEAYGVYRRPKIPHYSERSEKLGKLLLTGVSDMEILTLDRNHIPCLSKILYKRWPKFQRLLDQTAENNQDAFRMSLSEHGPQVAELPFTPINSTGSRMLYMPYSFETCTAFLYYLYCGKINESYLSTKTLCNLLILAKHDEGMETFFQYIVHLLHKTLNQNNVKTIYEIAVLTGAKGLQLRALRRIARIEQNGVAISNPSFLPNLENHELPSS, encoded by the coding sequence ATGCCTCATACAGCTTCAAATGcaacattgaaaaatacgGTCAATGTATTTACTTCTTCACTTTTAACAAGTACAGGTCCCTTTCCAAAGCCGTCTATTGGAGAATCAATAGTACAAAATGGTAATCATGCTTATTTATATGGCGGTCGTGACGCTGAAGATGGTACCCCCATGAACGATTTGTACTTCGTGGATTTGGAAACCGGCTCCTGGAAACTGGTTGAAAATCAAGGACCTATAAAGCCTACTTTTCGATATTTCCATTCTgggattttttggaataacAATCTTGTCTTCTTCGGCGGAATTGGGTTTGACGAAGAGAATAATTCATTATGCAGTTTAAATTCGACCGAGATTTTTGATCTAGAAACCAAAACTTGGAGAGTTGTTCCACCCGAAGCAAGTAATTTTGCAAATACGGCTGACGCCGAAACGTTTACATGTGAACCTTTACCAAGGTATGGCCATTTGTACTGTGTTTTAGGAGATTATATGATTGTGTACTGTGGACAAGATCTCTCAAATAATTATATTGAACAAATCAATGCATTTGATTTGAGAACTGAGAAATGGGTTCATCGTTCTCCACTTGCATATCACTGTGGTGTTTATAGGTCAAACTGTATATCATTAGATCGCGAAAGTGAATTCTTTCGATTTTGTACTTCTGAAGACGCTACTGAGCGACAGGACCAATTTGTTGGTTcgcttttattttatctcaattcaaattttgttGACGTAAAACGTGAacttattttattaaagcTGTACAAAGTGTCTGATGctgaaagaaacaaagaggGAATAGATGAACGTGAAGGATATCACCCTGGTCtgtattttgaagaagaaaacgtAACTGAAAAATTTGTAGGCACGTCCATGCCTCCGGGACTTCGATTTCCACGCGTCTACATGGTTGGGGACAATTTAGTTCTTTCGGGAATATATCTCACTAGCTCTCGCCAGGCATTTGTCTTGTGGGTATATTCGCTGGACCGTGAAAACTGGATTCAATTAGATACCTTAGGTCTTTTAAATCACGGCTCATGGTTCAAATGCTTATGCATGCCTCAAAACAATCAGCTTGTTATTTTTGGGAACCAGACGAGACGGCTTATACAAGACTATAATATCCGGCAGTCAAACTATGATAATGTAGTTTATATTGAGCTTGAAGCATACGGTGTATATAGAAGACCGAAAATTCCACATTATTCGGAAAGAAGCGAAAAATTAGGGAAGCTGCTATTGACTGGAGTAAGTGATATGGAAATTCTAACTCTTGATCGAAACCATATACCTTgtctttccaaaattcTGTATAAACGGTGGCCAAAATTTCAGAGATTGTTAGATCAAACTGCCGAAAATAATCAGGATGCCTTTCGAATGAGTCTTTCTGAACACGGGCCTCAAGTGGCGGAGCTACCTTTTACACCTATAAACAGTACTGGAAGCCGAATGCTGTATATGCCTTACAGCTTTGAAACGTGCACTGCTTTTCTGTATTACTTGTATTGCGGAAAAATAAACGAATCCTACTTGTCAACGAAAACATTATGTAATTTATTAATTCTTGCCAAACACGATGAAGGAATGGAGACGTTTTTCCAATATATCGTACACCTTTTGCATAAAACGCTGAATCAAAATAACGTAAAAACTATCTATGAGATAGCCGTTTTGACAGGGGCCAAAGGACTTCAGCTTCGAGCATTAAGGAGGATCGCACGCATTGAACAAAATGGTGTTGCAATATCaaatccttcatttttgccCAACTTGGAAAACCATGAACTACCCTCGTCCTGA
- the rtc5 gene encoding V-type ATPase inhibitor and disassembly protein linked to MTOR, whose amino-acid sequence MKNLKALLGSTEVSPKLLKPYIQETSSLLKNFNPLERYNLKENFNALASFENGEKVWTEDAFITFFGIPDTLQLSSFFYRAACYFGSHNRNRDCLTFSALARFIACITERHRNVWSEDKRYSLIFQSWCDSIPQENKGILNETYDRKTVRNVGKKTPDAKHFPRMRITNFHRICILALCIVDLQPGESIGNHINRFSIPYYKKAENVADILICGMKKDGSTPLLLFDDFMTFLDENPFLLNHLGCLFDYILYSQPHAQPAQIDELCFNSFSVLDPLLYAQLRLCIPNSSFNYKNLISLFNSNNHGYSMSAIERRVLNFNEPTILLFKGHRISEKKRNSRQLAFENKYPKKYSNDSHQCTEILDLFENHEPVEESPVVLGAYITTPWKQSQSEFFGNSNSFLFQLRPRHQVFRATRKESSFCIFDKTLGICFGLRRNHVTNDLLVESPGVNMLIDDSLEYGFFRHAGHGAFEEGKQLSGALFEERFLIHNLEVIGIKKSCDLENTIKLGK is encoded by the exons ATGAAAAACCTCAAAGCTTTACTAGGAAGTACGGAGGTTTCTCCTAAGCTTTTGAAACCATACATACAGGAaacttcttctcttttaaaaaacttCAATCCTCTAGAACGTTATAATTTAAAAG AAAACTTCAATGCCCTCGcaagttttgaaaatggGGAGAAAGTCTGGACGGAAGATGCCTT CATTACCTTTTTTGGAATCCCTGATACCTTGcagctttcttcttttttttatcgaGCAGCCTGTTATTTTGGCTCTCATAATCGAAATCGTGATTGCTTAACATTTTCAGCTCTTGCAAGGTTTATAGCTTGCATTACGGAAAGACATCGGAATGTATGGAGTGAGGACAAAAGATATTCACtcattttccaaagttGGTGCGACTCGATTCCTCAAGAAAACAAGGGTATACTCAATGAAACTTACGATCGAAAGACAGTTCGAAATGTGGGGAAAAAGACGCCTGATGCCAAGCATTTTCCTCGTATGCGAATTACTAACTTCCATCGAATCTGTATACTTGCTTTGTGTATAGTCGATCTTCAGCCGGGGGAATCCATTGGTAACCATATAAACAGATTTTCTATTCCATATTACAAGAAAGCAGAAAACGTTGCTGATATTCTGATCTGTGGGATGAAGAAAGACGGGTCCACGCcgcttttgcttttcgatGACTTTATGACTTTTTTAGACGAAAATCCGTTCTTACTCAATCATCTAGGATGTCTATTTGACTATATCCTTTATTCCCAACCGCATGCTCAACCGGCtcaaattgatgaattaTGTTTCAACTCCTTCTCTGTCTTAGACCCTCTTCTTTATGCCCAATTGCGCTTATGTATTCCCAATTCCTCgttcaattacaaaaactTGATTAGTCTTTTTAACTCTAATAATCATGGCTACTCAATGTCCGCAATTGAACGTCGCGTATTAAATTTTAATGAACCTACTATCCTGCTGTTTAAGGGTCATAGGATTTCcgagaagaaaagaaattctcGGCAATTGgcatttgaaaataaataccCTAAAAAGTATTCAAATGATTCTCATCAATGCACGGAAATACTGGACTTATTTGAAAATCATGAACCTGTAGAAGAATCCCCAGTTGTTCTTGGTGCGTACATAACAACTCCGTGGAAACAGTCTCAATCTGAGTTTTTCGGTAACTcaaattcctttctttttcagcttcGGCCAAGACATCAAGTGTTTCGTGCTACAAGAAAGGAATCCAGTTTCTGTATATTCGATAAAACTTTAGGCATCTGCTTTGGACTAAGGCGGAACCATGTCACGAACGATTTGCTAGTGGAAAGTCCTGGAGTAAACATGCTCATCGATGACAGTCTAGAGTACGGATTTTTTAGACACGCTGGGCATGGGgcatttgaagaaggaaagcaaTTATCGGGAGCGCTGTTTGAAGAAAGGTTCTTAATTCATAATCTTGAAGTAATCGGAATCAAAAAGTCGTGTGATCTGGAAAATACCATCAAGCTTGGAAAATGA
- the med8 gene encoding mediator complex subunit Med8, which translates to MDIISSEKAVESLEGIRQRTTQIVHSLSHFLAILHQTEQLAPWPTIHKNFNILLSQIHSLSNTLAIHFQSLRTTNIFPSEEFPVREQEPLLTTLLRTRPLPVVEEWETTTLEEYENDPSLKSKNQKQPLPQDTLWEEARDLLMQEREQNNWTGYVTRQEELQGEIINQKELEKERAFEEQSAQQTLTKILGFMKSGRG; encoded by the exons ATGGATATTATTTCGTCTGAAAAAGCTGTTGAGTCTTTAGAAGGGATTCGACAAAGAACTACCCAGATCGTCCATTCTCTGAGTCATTTCCTAGCAATTTTGCACCAAACGGAACAGCTCGCTCCGTG GCCAACGATTCATAAGAATTTTAATATTCTATTATCTCAAATCCATTCTTTAAGCAATACTCTAGCTATCCATTTTCAAAGCTTACGAACTACAAATATTTTCCCTTCTGAGGAATTTCCTGTCCGCGAGCAAGAACCGCTTCTTACAACTTTGCTGCGAACTCGTCCTCTTCCAGTCGTTGAAGAATGGGAGACCACAACCCTAGAGGAGTATGAAAATGATCCGTCTCTGAAGTCTAAGAACCAAAAACAGCCTCTTCCTCAAGACACATTATGGGAAGAAGCAAGAGATTTGTTAATGCAAGAGCGTGAACAAAATAATTGGACCGGATATGTAACCCGACAGGAAGAGCTGCAAGGCGAAATAattaaccaaaaagaattagaaaaagagagagcATTTGAAGAGCAGAGCGCTCAACAAACATTAACAAAGATATTAGGATTTATGAAATCAGGACGAGGGTAG
- the cdc7 gene encoding serine/threonine protein kinase SIN pathway Cdc7, which yields MHNFDHASSITLGDCLGKGAFGAVYRGLNIKNGETVAVKRIKVSKIMKMDLSVIKMEIDLLKNLDHPNIVKYRGSYQFDDSLCIVLEYCENGSLHSICKNFGKIPENLVAIYTYQVLQGLHYLHNQGVIHRDIKGANILTTKDGTIKLADFGVATKMNALDEHSVVGSPYWMAPEVIELIGATTPSDIWSVGCTVIELLEGTPPYYDLDPTAALFHMVKDEHPPFPSNISLSAKSFLAQCFQKDPNLRVGTKKLLKHHWVTAHQTSTKFTDAIDEVQKYNERVNEDNMNFINETTTHNINPTLHSDRQCSYHPPEPPRTPPPIETERCDVWDDEFQGTLKINNDVLKKSEHFLNFYNDFKSKNTTSSSTNSSPSKSKKSVSVDRGSEVVDFVQKRSSPELLTPALNRSIDLQQTPKHHRYLSTELKEDVPDGLEKFVETKKDSEFTDVFPASSIKIQGLRKEKGLGTLLLNKSYNSWNNEDEETDDDNELFDSLDSEAENLNMENNILLDKRSRLVSYLKDILKGLIEKKLEDRPPIVTQIASILTEDISLKDELVKAHGMLPLIETLSEINDTSLQLLLLKLINTIIYDNYSTLHRFCFSGGLSVVLKFSERSYPWDFRYESAVFIQQMYRASSLSLQMFIGVSGIHILLSFLKEDYAKSKDLVFVGAEGLWKLLRQQDCIPKNDVCRIVARSDVLEPMTKSMLKALAADDSSSRLCLSRLCEILLALSQSETYVKEALLNENIIRRNLRILLYLPIEEMVIMLQFIKQISMVPSSINLLRKVHLIPLLTHILGDPKLKNNRKEIRNESLATLFNICRLDKKSQEKAVISGAIPLLQETAVKDKILKEFALPILLTLPQCSPICRQYLWKNKGLEFFLSLLQDLNWQSAALDTVSVWLQYEFKEIQHALLEKRYVHLVLKVFCSAQSTSFNRLLDGISRICQLSPKLAASYGQPLVFQKLGDRLLHGKPKPITLLNAFQMLKSMCESNPSCKVYISQNDLPDLIHQQSRTSDSVLVRELAKDLLKQVKSSNIQSNPSISKPDMPPPKRSSKAVANR from the exons ATGCATAATTTTGATCATGCGTCGAGCATA ACATTGGGTGACTGTCTGGGAAAAGGAGCCTTTGGGGCTGTTTATCGAGgtttaaatataaaaaatggtGAAACTGTTGCAGTAAAACGCATCAAGGTGTCCAAAATCATGAAAATGGATCTTTCCGTCATTAAA ATGGAGATtgatttattgaaaaacttggaT CATCCGAACATTGTAAAATACAGAGGCTCCTATCAATTTGATGATTCACTTTGTATTGTTTTAGA ATATTGTGAAAATGGATCGCTGCATTCAATCTGCAAgaattttggaaagatACCTGAAAATTTAGTTGCTATATATACGTACCAAGTTTTACAGGGATTACATTACTTGCATAACCAGGGTGTTATTCATCGCGATATTAAAGGTGCAAATATACTGACAACAAAAGATGGAACAATCAAACTCGCGGATTTTGGAGTTgcaacaaaaatgaatgctCTAGACGAACATAGTGTCGTCGGTAGCCCATATTGGA TGGCACCCGAAGTCATTGAGTTAATTGGGGCAACTACCCCTTCTGATATTTGGAGTGTTGGATGTACAGTGATAGAATTATTAGAAGGAACTCCTCCCTATTATGATTTGGATCCAACAGCTGCTCTATTTCATATGGTCAAGGATGAACATCCTCCCTTTCCTTCGAATATTTCATTATCAGCAAAGAGTTTTTTAGCACAATGCTTTCAAAAGGACCCAAATCTTCGAGTCggaacaaagaaactacTAAAACATCACTGGGTTACTGCTCATCAAACATCTACGAAATTTACAGATGCTATTGATGAAGTCCAAAAATACAACGAGCGAGTCAATGAGGACAACATGAATTTTATAAACGAAACGACTACTCATAACATAAATCCAACTCTGCATTCTGATAGACAATGCTCTTATCATCCTCCTGAACCTCCCAGAACACCTCCGCCTATCGAAACAGAGA gatGCGATGTTTGGGATGACGAGTTTCAGGGTACTCTGAAAATTAATAATGATGTACTGAAGAAATCTGAgcatttcttgaatttttataatgatTTCAAGAGTAAAAATACTACTTCAAGTTCTACAAATTCATCCCCTTCTAAAAGCAAGAAATCTGTTAGTGTTGACCGGGGAAGTGAAGTTGTGGACTTTGTACAGAAACGCTCATCACCAGAATTATTGACG CCGGCACTTAATAGATCCATCGATCTTCAGCAGACTCCAAAACATCACAGATACCTCTCAACTG AACTCAAAGAAGATGTTCCTGATGGTCTGGAAAAGTTCgttgaaaccaaaaaggatAGTGAATTCACTGATGTATTCCCTGCTTCATCGATTAAAATCCAGGGTCTtcggaaagaaaaaggtttgGGAACACtacttttaaataaatcttATAATTCCTGGAACAATGAGGATGAAGAAACCGATGATGATAATGAACTTTTCGATTCTCTTGATTCCGAGGCTGAGAACCTGAACATGGAAAATAATATTCTGCTGGATAAGCGATCTCGATTAGTTTCTTATTTGAAAGATATTTTGAAGGgattaattgaaaaaaaattggaagaTAGACCTCCTATTGTTACCCAAATC GCTTCGATTTTAACAGAGGACATAAGCTTAAAGGATGAATTAGTGAAAGCACATGGGATGCTTCCTCTTATTGAAACGCTGAGCGAAATCAATGATACGTCTTTACAGctattattattaaaaCTCATCAACACG ATTATTTATGATAATTATTCAACGTTACACAGGTTCTGCTTCTCCGGCGGATTGTCTGTCGTGTTAAAGTTTTCTGAAAGATCCTACCCATGGGATTTTCGTTATGAAAGTGCTGTTTTCATTCAACAAATGTATAGAGCGTCATCATTGTCCCTTCAGATGTTTATTGGTGTTTCAGGAATTCATATTCTATTGTcgtttttaaaagaagattatgcaaaaagtaaagattTGGTTTTTGTAGGTGCTGAAGGATTATGGAAGCTACTTAGGCAGCAGGATTGTATACCAAAAAATGATGTTTGTCGTATAGTCGCACGTTCCGATGTTTTAGAACCTATGACAAAGAGTATGCTTAAGGCTTTGGCTGCGGATGACTCCTCTTCTCGACTTTGTTTATCGAGGCTTTGTGAAATATTGTTAGCACTATCTCAGTCGGAAACTTACGTTAAAGAAGCCCTTTTGAACGAAAACATTATTAGGAGAAACTTACgtattcttttgtatttacCCATTGAAGAGATGGTGATAATGTTGCAATTTATAAAGCAGATTTCTATGGTACCGTCGTCAATAAACTTACTCAGAAAAGTGCATTTAATACCCCTTTTAACGCACATACTCGGAGATCcgaaattaaaaaataacagaAAAGAGATACGGAATGAATCACTGGCTACTTTGTTCAACATCTGCCGTTTAGATAAGAAATCACAGGAAAAAGCAGTTATTTCTGGAGCAATACCGTTATTACAGGAAACGGCTGTCAAAGACAAAATATTAAAGGAGTTTGCATTGCCAATCTTATTGACACTTCCACAGTGTAGTCCTATATGCAGGCAGTACTtatggaaaaacaaagggctcgaatttttcctttcacTTTTGCAAGATTTAAATTGGCAATCAGCTGCTTTAGATACTGTATCTGTGTGGCTTCAATAcgaatttaaagaaatacaGCATgctcttttggaaaaacgaTATGTGCATCTAGTTCTTAAAGTGTTCTGTTCGGCCCAGTCTACTTCGTTTAATCGCTTGTTAGATGGAATTAGTAGAATATGCCAACTTTCCCCTAAACTAGCAGCGAGCTACGGCCAGCCTTtagttttccaaaagctAGGAGATCGTTTGTTACATGGAAAGCCCAAACCAATTACATTATTGAATGCTTTCCAAATGCTCAAATCCATGTGTGAAAGTAATCCATCCTGCAAAGTGTACATCTCTCAAAATGACTTACCTGATTTAATCCATCAGCAAAGCCGAACTAGTGATTCCGTCTTGGTCCGGGAATTGGCCAAAGATCTTTTAAAGCAAGTGAAGAGCTCAAACATCCAGAGCAATCCCTCTATTTCAAAACCTGATATGCCTCCGCCAAAACGATCATCTAAAGCAGTTGCAAATCGTTAA
- a CDS encoding EVE domain (PUA-related) protein yields the protein MADTEESGRKYWLMKAEGEPRIVKGINVAFTFEMLENITNEGKMESWSGVRNYEARNMIRDQMSVGDYAFLYCSNCKFPHIRGVMEICSNPHPDDSCWDPNDPYYDPKSTKEKPRWYSVGVQSRYPLKRSVTLRELKLHLNGKLSQMSMLNRARLSISKVRQEEWDFIHQLAELPEPGEVQEAREKEDQKERKKRDRRVEDDGKEDSKQKKSKSPYNAAAGDDDTSLNTIKQSRIKECNIKTSI from the exons ATGGCAGACACGGAAGAAAGTGGTCGAAAATATTGGTTGATGAAAGCTGAAGGCGAGCCTCGTATTGTTAAAGGGATTAATGTTGCTTTCACGTTTGAGATGCTGGAGAATATTACTAATGAAGGAAAGATGGAGTCTTGGAGCGGTGTCAGAAACTATGAGGCTCGTAATATGATTCGAGATCAGATGTCAGTAGGCGATTATGCGTTTCTTTATTGTTCAAATTGTAAATTCCCTCATATTCGAG GTGTAATGGAG ATTTGCTCAAATCCTCATCCCGATG attctTGCTGGGACCCGAATGATCCCTATTATGATCCGAAAtcaacaaaggaaaagccCAGGTGGTATTCAGTAGGCGTACAATCGCGATATCCTTTGAAAAGGTCTGTAACTCTTAGAGAACTAAAATTGCATTTGAACGGAAAGCTCTCACAAATGTCAATGCTTAATCGGGCACGGCTTAGTATTTCAAAGGTTCGTCAAGAAGAATGGGATTTCATACATCAACTTGCTGAATTGCCCGAACCCGGTGAAGTACAAGAAGCAAGAGAGAAGGAAGatcaaaaggaaaggaagaagagagACCGACGGGTAGAGGACGATGGGAAGGAGGACAGCaagcagaagaaaagcaaaagccCCTATAACGCTGCAGCGGGAGACGACGATACCTCATTGAACACTATTAAACAAAGTAGAATCAAAGAATGcaatataaaaacaagcataTGA